From one Paenibacillus sp. FSL K6-1330 genomic stretch:
- a CDS encoding GNAT family N-acetyltransferase encodes MDKHNIQSKSGSFFIKDDGKTVAEITYSPQGNGVISIDHTYISPSLRGQGIADELVRKVIGYAREEDLKIIPACSYAGHYFDKNIDDRGLLYK; translated from the coding sequence ATGGACAAACACAATATACAGTCAAAATCGGGCAGCTTTTTCATTAAAGATGACGGAAAAACGGTAGCCGAAATCACCTACTCGCCTCAAGGTAATGGAGTGATCAGTATCGATCACACCTATATCTCACCCAGCCTGCGAGGGCAAGGAATCGCCGACGAGCTCGTTCGAAAAGTAATAGGGTACGCTCGGGAAGAAGATTTGAAAATCATCCCCGCTTGCTCCTATGCCGGGCATTATTTTGATAAAAACATCGACGATCGTGGACTGTTGTACAAATAA
- a CDS encoding VOC family protein, with protein MKLQGFYPVIMTDKIAESAEFYTRLFGFEIVFEADWYISLKKGDQEQGAYEMAILSKDHPTVPSAFQKSVQGLILNFEVEDVDAEYQRLIIHEKLQLHQEMRDEEFGQRHFIISDPNGVLIDMIKIIPPSQTFLEQYNEEVWSPNEVDSRE; from the coding sequence ATGAAGCTGCAAGGATTTTATCCTGTGATCATGACAGACAAGATCGCCGAAAGCGCAGAGTTTTACACACGGTTGTTTGGATTTGAGATTGTTTTTGAAGCGGATTGGTATATAAGCCTGAAGAAGGGAGACCAGGAACAAGGCGCCTATGAAATGGCCATTTTGTCCAAAGACCATCCCACGGTACCGTCCGCTTTTCAGAAATCTGTACAGGGATTGATTCTTAATTTTGAGGTGGAGGATGTGGATGCCGAGTACCAAAGGCTGATCATCCACGAAAAGCTGCAGCTTCATCAGGAGATGCGGGATGAGGAATTTGGTCAGCGGCATTTTATTATCAGTGACCCGAATGGGGTACTGATTGACATGATCAAAATCATTCCGCCTTCCCAGACCTTTCTGGAGCAGTATAATGAAGAAGTGTGGTCACCTAACGAGGTTGACTCCAGAGAATGA
- a CDS encoding TetR family transcriptional regulator has product MRRSKNEAHETIQLLLKVARTQFTEKGYANAALEEIADEANVTRGALYHHFKNKLGLFLAVLELVQSEIAQRVETEAGSSEDPWEQLLFGCRAFIAAVVEPQNKRIMLIDGPSVVGWEAWREMDELHSMSHLREQLTLMQEQGMMKKIPVDAMTHGLSGALNECSLWVAQMPATDKGIEETMDVIAGMLQGFRVRD; this is encoded by the coding sequence ATGAGAAGAAGCAAAAACGAAGCCCACGAGACAATACAGCTGCTGCTGAAGGTAGCCAGAACACAATTTACGGAAAAAGGCTATGCCAATGCGGCACTAGAGGAAATTGCCGACGAAGCTAATGTTACCCGCGGCGCTCTGTATCATCACTTTAAGAATAAACTAGGTTTGTTCCTGGCTGTGCTTGAATTAGTACAATCGGAAATTGCACAGCGCGTTGAAACGGAAGCGGGTAGCTCCGAGGATCCCTGGGAGCAGCTCCTGTTTGGCTGCCGGGCTTTCATTGCTGCTGTGGTAGAGCCGCAGAATAAGCGGATTATGCTCATTGACGGTCCTAGTGTTGTAGGTTGGGAGGCTTGGCGCGAGATGGACGAGTTGCATTCGATGAGTCATTTGCGGGAGCAGTTAACTTTGATGCAGGAGCAGGGAATGATGAAGAAAATCCCTGTTGATGCGATGACCCATGGCTTGTCTGGCGCATTAAATGAATGCTCGCTTTGGGTCGCTCAAATGCCTGCAACCGATAAAGGCATCGAGGAAACGATGGATGTGATTGCCGGCATGTTACAAGGGTTTCGAGTAAGAGACTAA
- a CDS encoding DUF6022 family protein, with product MKPMKPLKEFLEEHQDHPIEAIGSYISEYIEHNWQTVLTVNQEKLMRAYNEGGDAAYGTFLNLLFLPIHRQLKELGIRPEPKFPGEFGISREWGSQEGTDQQRWMWSTVYSPEQERLGTIVTVVYHDHTQFRVPRQPRIIALQETEKEEVVAALSLKSPNFKEALEFTVEYEAYLRSLQE from the coding sequence ATGAAACCAATGAAACCGTTGAAGGAATTTTTGGAAGAGCATCAAGATCATCCAATCGAAGCCATCGGAAGCTATATTTCCGAGTACATTGAACATAACTGGCAAACCGTACTTACCGTAAATCAGGAAAAACTGATGAGGGCATACAACGAGGGTGGAGATGCAGCGTATGGGACGTTTTTGAACCTTTTATTCTTGCCCATTCATAGACAATTAAAGGAATTAGGAATACGACCTGAACCGAAATTCCCCGGTGAGTTTGGCATCTCAAGAGAATGGGGAAGCCAGGAAGGGACGGACCAACAGCGCTGGATGTGGAGCACGGTTTATTCGCCAGAGCAGGAGCGACTAGGCACCATCGTCACCGTCGTATATCACGATCATACACAGTTTCGCGTCCCAAGGCAGCCTCGCATCATAGCTTTGCAGGAGACAGAAAAAGAGGAAGTCGTCGCGGCTCTTTCGCTCAAGTCCCCGAATTTTAAGGAAGCACTCGAATTTACGGTTGAATATGAAGCATATCTTCGGAGTTTGCAGGAGTAG
- a CDS encoding aldo/keto reductase: MKYISIKGLNKPVSVLMKGTDYFYHDSYEKAAANMDAYLAIGGNSVDTAHIYAGGQSEEVIGRYMQERGNRDQIVILTKGAHHDHNGPRVNKKDIKSDITTSFERLQTNFIDLYALHRDDPEVPAGEVIEALNEYIADGSVGAIGVSNWTWERIRDANAYAEANGLVGFSFSSPNLSLAKPNEPFWKGCVSADAETIAWHESEQFPLFSWSSQARGFFTGRFTPEIRDNADLVRVFYSDENWERLERAKQLAASKNVTAIQIALAYVLNQPFPTCALIGAQSAEELKSCDEGSTIQLTRAELDWLDLTVDQPSSI, encoded by the coding sequence AATATATATCAATCAAGGGATTAAACAAACCCGTCTCCGTGCTAATGAAAGGAACGGACTACTTCTATCATGATTCGTATGAGAAAGCAGCCGCGAATATGGATGCATACCTGGCCATCGGCGGCAATTCGGTTGATACTGCTCACATCTACGCTGGAGGTCAAAGCGAAGAAGTGATCGGCAGATACATGCAGGAAAGAGGTAACCGGGATCAGATCGTCATACTGACCAAGGGTGCTCATCATGACCATAATGGCCCGCGCGTAAATAAAAAAGACATCAAGAGTGACATCACAACGAGCTTTGAAAGACTGCAGACGAATTTCATCGATCTGTACGCACTTCACCGTGACGACCCTGAGGTTCCGGCAGGCGAAGTTATTGAGGCTCTGAACGAATACATTGCCGATGGCAGCGTTGGCGCCATTGGGGTATCCAACTGGACATGGGAGCGCATCCGGGATGCCAATGCCTATGCCGAGGCGAATGGATTGGTCGGTTTCTCCTTCAGCAGCCCGAATCTCAGTCTGGCCAAACCAAACGAGCCGTTCTGGAAAGGCTGCGTGTCTGCCGATGCAGAGACAATTGCGTGGCATGAATCCGAGCAGTTCCCGTTGTTCTCCTGGTCTTCCCAAGCGAGAGGATTCTTTACCGGCCGATTCACGCCTGAAATTCGGGATAATGCGGATCTTGTGCGGGTGTTCTACAGCGATGAGAACTGGGAGCGATTAGAGCGCGCCAAACAACTGGCCGCATCGAAAAATGTGACAGCCATACAGATCGCACTCGCTTATGTGCTGAACCAACCATTCCCAACCTGTGCGTTGATCGGTGCGCAATCAGCCGAAGAATTAAAATCCTGTGATGAGGGTTCAACCATCCAGCTGACAAGGGCAGAACTAGACTGGTTAGACCTAACGGTTGATCAGCCGTCTTCAATCTAA